The proteins below are encoded in one region of Candidatus Polarisedimenticolia bacterium:
- a CDS encoding helix-turn-helix domain-containing protein — MLLTIREASQLVGRTPATIRRYIRSGRLKADKELGKFGEEYKIRREDLLSLGLAAQSDLPVRTASSVQAALVSEPKEAVVPVSLFNDLLMKHEQILVQYGMIRAGGQKLFEYKAAAESREEDLRRAEERYQALRSRAVREIQFLRKHMREAEIEVEERNIEITLLQEKIKRLELAAAHAATVDTFDRSLVEIRQKEREIAQMEAEGPKAQTPYDPAPEWVKTYTPPDGDQDH; from the coding sequence ATGCTCCTGACGATCCGCGAGGCCTCCCAGCTGGTCGGCAGAACGCCCGCCACCATCCGCCGGTACATCCGCTCCGGTCGCCTGAAAGCCGACAAGGAACTCGGAAAATTCGGAGAGGAGTACAAGATCCGGCGGGAGGATCTGCTGTCTTTGGGATTGGCCGCGCAGTCGGATCTCCCCGTGCGGACGGCCTCGTCCGTCCAGGCCGCCCTGGTGTCGGAGCCGAAGGAGGCCGTGGTCCCCGTGTCCCTGTTCAACGACCTGCTCATGAAGCACGAGCAGATCCTGGTCCAGTACGGGATGATCCGGGCCGGAGGCCAGAAGCTCTTCGAGTACAAGGCCGCCGCGGAGAGCCGGGAGGAAGACCTGCGCCGCGCCGAGGAGCGCTACCAGGCGCTGCGCTCGCGCGCCGTCCGCGAGATCCAGTTCCTGCGCAAGCACATGCGGGAGGCGGAGATCGAAGTGGAGGAGCGCAACATCGAGATCACGCTCCTGCAGGAAAAGATCAAGAGGCTGGAACTGGCCGCGGCGCACGCGGCCACCGTCGACACGTTCGATCGCAGCCTGGTGGAGATTCGCCAGAAGGAGCGCGAGATCGCGCAGATGGAGGCGGAAGGCCCGAAGGCCCAGACGCCGTACGACCCCGCTCCCGAGTGGGTGAAGACGTACACGCCTCCGGACGGTGACCAGGATCACTGA
- the pabB gene encoding aminodeoxychorismate synthase component I — MTGALLPVSPPPRAVVEFLPRFIDPVEALLRVRRRRNPVLLLSGLEDHPESHHSILAWDPLLVATLRGGEATLARVLDGEERIDRRAVSDPFDFLRALAPAGALQRAAPGVPFAGGAIGYLGYGLRRAVERLPCAPPDPLGQPDAWFGLYDRALVFDHRERRVVLVATGLGAAGEREREARAASGLEEMRRVMSGPAPVGEPGRAHAPERAPGSRGGGEGARRNARLKTDRKAYLATVARALEYIGAGDLYQVNLSHRIECPFDGDPADLFADLARCNPAPFSAYLDAGPFQVVSASPERFVALQGSRVRSSPIKGTRPRGLTPEQDARLSRELSLSAKDRAENVMIADLVRNDLGRVCETGSVRVEKLCALESFATVHHLVSSVSGGLRPDADRVDVLKALFPGGSMTGAPKVRAMEIIDELEGEERGIYSGGIGYLSLDGGMDFNIVIRTLVCAAGRAHLRVGGAVVADSQPETEYRETLDKAKALLDALGARLVNG; from the coding sequence ATGACCGGAGCGCTCCTCCCGGTGTCCCCCCCGCCGCGGGCGGTCGTGGAGTTCCTGCCGCGCTTCATCGACCCCGTGGAGGCGCTCCTGCGTGTCCGCCGGCGCAGGAACCCGGTCCTGCTCCTGAGCGGCCTCGAGGACCATCCCGAATCACACCACTCGATCCTGGCGTGGGATCCCCTCCTCGTCGCCACGCTGCGGGGCGGCGAAGCGACACTGGCCCGGGTCCTGGACGGTGAGGAGCGGATCGATCGGCGCGCCGTGAGCGATCCGTTCGATTTCCTGCGCGCGCTCGCCCCGGCGGGGGCGTTGCAGCGAGCCGCACCGGGAGTGCCTTTCGCGGGCGGCGCGATCGGCTACCTCGGCTACGGTCTGAGGCGCGCCGTGGAGCGCCTGCCGTGCGCGCCCCCCGATCCCCTTGGCCAGCCGGATGCATGGTTTGGGCTCTACGATCGCGCCCTGGTCTTCGATCATCGGGAACGACGCGTCGTCCTGGTCGCCACGGGCCTCGGGGCCGCCGGCGAGCGCGAACGGGAAGCGCGCGCCGCGTCCGGCCTCGAGGAGATGCGACGCGTCATGTCGGGCCCGGCCCCGGTCGGAGAGCCCGGGCGCGCCCACGCCCCGGAGCGCGCGCCGGGGTCCCGGGGAGGCGGGGAGGGTGCCCGCCGAAACGCCCGTCTGAAGACGGACAGAAAGGCCTACCTCGCGACCGTCGCCCGGGCGCTCGAGTACATCGGTGCGGGCGATCTGTACCAGGTCAATCTGTCGCATCGCATCGAGTGCCCCTTCGATGGCGACCCCGCCGACCTGTTCGCCGATCTGGCCCGATGCAATCCGGCCCCCTTCTCCGCCTACCTGGACGCGGGTCCTTTCCAGGTGGTGTCGGCCTCGCCGGAGCGTTTCGTGGCGCTCCAGGGAAGCCGCGTCCGGAGCAGCCCGATCAAGGGCACGCGTCCCCGTGGCCTCACGCCGGAACAGGATGCGCGCCTGTCCCGCGAGCTGTCGCTGAGCGCCAAGGACCGCGCCGAAAACGTGATGATTGCCGATCTGGTCCGGAACGATCTGGGTCGGGTCTGCGAGACGGGGAGCGTGCGCGTCGAGAAGCTGTGCGCCCTGGAATCGTTCGCCACCGTGCACCACCTGGTCTCGTCCGTCTCCGGGGGCCTGCGACCGGACGCGGATCGCGTCGATGTCCTGAAGGCGCTCTTTCCGGGAGGATCCATGACCGGCGCCCCCAAGGTGCGCGCGATGGAGATCATCGACGAGCTGGAGGGGGAGGAGCGGGGGATCTACTCGGGCGGCATCGGCTATCTGTCGCTCGACGGAGGCATGGACTTCAACATTGTCATAAGAACCCTGGTGTGTGCAGCGGGCCGGGCGCACCTGCGAGTCGGGGGGGCCGTGGTGGCCGATTCCCAGCCGGAAACAGAGTATCGGGAGACGCTCGACAAGGCCAAGGCGCTGCTCGATGCGCTGGGGGCCCGCCTCGTCAATGGCTGA
- a CDS encoding aminotransferase class IV: MWVHLNGRLVADSEARVSVFDRSFLYGDGVFESLRAVGGGVFRLDRHLQRLRRSADGIGLDLPVALSGLAAAVGDLLEANRLRDARIRVTVTRGAGRPGEYVEADGPATVVISSSGFGGLDPALHREGVTAAIPSRRQIPPEALDPQIKSTSRLGSVLARREARNRGAFEAILLDGLGNLTEGTVSNVFLVEGGRLRTPPAPSGGLPGITREAVIEIARAASIEVTEEPLPSRRLFAADEVFLTNTSWEVLPVVRVEGRPVGGGIPGAVARDLLERYRDVLRRECATAAAAAGGTARS; this comes from the coding sequence TTGTGGGTTCATCTGAACGGTCGTCTCGTGGCGGACAGCGAGGCACGGGTCTCGGTGTTCGATCGCAGCTTTCTTTACGGCGACGGCGTGTTCGAATCGTTGCGTGCCGTGGGGGGCGGCGTCTTCCGCCTCGACCGTCACCTGCAGCGACTGCGACGCTCCGCGGACGGGATCGGCCTCGATCTACCGGTCGCGCTTTCCGGTCTGGCGGCGGCCGTGGGCGACCTGCTGGAAGCGAATCGTCTGCGGGATGCGCGCATCCGGGTGACCGTGACGCGAGGCGCCGGCCGCCCCGGCGAGTACGTCGAGGCGGACGGTCCCGCGACCGTGGTGATCTCGTCGTCGGGCTTCGGCGGGCTCGACCCGGCGCTGCATCGCGAGGGGGTGACGGCCGCCATTCCGTCCCGGCGTCAGATTCCCCCCGAAGCGCTCGACCCGCAGATCAAGTCGACCTCGCGCCTGGGCTCCGTCCTGGCGCGGCGTGAAGCGCGCAATCGGGGAGCCTTCGAGGCGATTCTTCTCGACGGTCTGGGGAACCTCACGGAAGGGACCGTGAGCAACGTGTTTCTGGTGGAGGGGGGGCGGCTCCGGACCCCTCCGGCTCCGTCGGGCGGGCTGCCGGGAATCACCCGGGAAGCGGTGATCGAGATCGCGCGAGCCGCCTCGATCGAGGTCACCGAAGAGCCTCTTCCGTCCCGCCGGCTCTTCGCCGCGGACGAGGTGTTTCTCACCAACACGTCCTGGGAGGTGCTGCCGGTGGTCCGGGTGGAAGGCCGGCCGGTCGGAGGCGGAATCCCCGGCGCCGTGGCGCGCGATCTCCTCGAGCGCTACCGGGACGTGCTGCGGCGCGAATGCGCCACCGCGGCGGCCGCCGCGGGCGGGACGGCCCGATCATGA